From Deltaproteobacteria bacterium:
TCACGTCAAAACCTGGTCGCAAGAATACCCAGGGAAGAAGCCAAAACCGCCTGGAATCGAACGCAAACAACCAATTGAATATGCATGAATCAATTCTAAGGAACAAAAAAGACGAGCGCTGGGAGAGAAGAGGAGAAACAGCCGAGAGGGCTGGCGAGTGTAGCAGTCAGATAATCAAGGGCAATCAGGAAGAAATTTATAGCGCAACCTCTTCCAGGCAATACTGTTCATAGAAAGGGGGGATCGACTTTTATTACCATCCAACTCATTATAAATAAAAACGAAACTCTTTTTATTATCTCGTTTGGCAACGCAAATTCCACTTATCATCATCAAAATCCAGATGCTCAATACGATTTCCTGACCAATCAATTCCATGCTACCCCCTGAACGCCCCTTTTTTCGGCACTACATTTCTTTCTAAATACTGTCTCCTGATACCTACCACGACGTCTGACAAACCAACGCATTATTTTGGGAGCTTCCCCGCATATGCCGATACAAAGTGGCTTTATTGAACCTGTCAAAGACAGGTGGGATCTCCATGACTGTTTCAGGCTTCCTTTTCGAGAAAGGCTTGCACACCACAATCGAGCTTTCGACCCCTTTTGATATGAGTTGGTTCAAGAAAGTCGCTACTTGCACGAACACAACAGGGAAGCAAAATTTTCTTTTGCTTTACAATTTCATCCTAGCATAAAGACAATTATCGTCAAGTGATATCTATCGCCTCTTATTTCTCGTTTAACACCTCGGACAACCGTTCAATCATCGCCTCGGTTTTTGCCTCAACAAATTCACGGTTGGAGTTGATCTCATTTTTCAGCTCCATCAACTCCTGGGCAATGTTGAGAGCGGTCAAGACCGCCAGATCAATGGTGGAGGTCTTCGCCGCGCCATAAGACAATTCCTGCATTTT
This genomic window contains:
- a CDS encoding cell division protein ZapA; this translates as MASTVQIKIYGKTYVVKRTSKQTDLNELARFVDSKMQELSYGAAKTSTIDLAVLTALNIAQELMELKNEINSNREFVEAKTEAMIERLSEVLNEK